Proteins from a genomic interval of Ramlibacter algicola:
- a CDS encoding Spy/CpxP family protein refolding chaperone, producing the protein MHFPLRKHFVTLALLAGVGLASAQAQQPAPQAAQAGPAASAPKAHKFDPAKRAERVNKRLADLHAKLQLSQGQEYAWSQFVAAMQPPANAPQRPDRAAFKAMTTPERIDQMRAMRDRRNAEMDQRAEATKTLYAQLTPEQKKTFDAESSRMFQRGHRGMHGHHGRS; encoded by the coding sequence ATGCATTTCCCGCTTCGCAAGCACTTCGTCACCCTCGCTCTGCTCGCAGGCGTGGGACTCGCTTCCGCCCAGGCGCAACAACCGGCGCCGCAAGCCGCGCAAGCCGGCCCGGCCGCGTCCGCCCCGAAGGCGCACAAGTTCGATCCGGCCAAGCGCGCCGAGCGCGTCAACAAGCGCCTGGCCGACCTCCATGCCAAGCTCCAGCTGAGCCAGGGGCAGGAGTACGCGTGGTCGCAGTTCGTTGCCGCCATGCAGCCGCCGGCCAACGCGCCGCAGCGCCCCGATCGCGCCGCGTTCAAGGCGATGACGACGCCGGAACGCATCGACCAGATGCGCGCCATGCGCGACCGCCGCAACGCGGAGATGGACCAGCGCGCCGAAGCCACGAAGACCCTCTATGCCCAGCTGACGCCGGAGCAGAAGAAGACCTTCGACGCCGAGAGCTCGCGCATGTTCCAGCGCGGCCACCGCGGCATGCACGGCCACCACGGCCGCTCCTGA
- the gstA gene encoding glutathione transferase GstA, protein MKLYYSPGACSLSPHIVLREAGLAFEPVLTPTKTHKTADGTDYYTINPLGYVPMLELDDGTRLREGPAIVQYIADQVPTKNLAPANGTLPRYRLQEWLTFIGTEIHKSFSPLFNAAMPEEGKQIYRDRLSNRFQFVDGQLEGKQYLMGDNFTVADAYLFTVSGWTKPLNIDISGFKNLLAYRDRVSARPAVQEAMKAEGLIK, encoded by the coding sequence ATGAAGCTTTACTACTCACCCGGCGCCTGCTCGCTGTCCCCGCACATCGTGCTGCGCGAGGCCGGCCTGGCCTTCGAGCCGGTGCTGACGCCGACCAAGACCCACAAGACCGCCGACGGCACCGACTACTACACGATCAACCCGCTCGGCTACGTGCCGATGCTGGAGCTGGACGACGGCACGCGCCTGCGCGAAGGCCCGGCCATCGTGCAGTACATCGCCGACCAGGTGCCCACCAAGAACCTCGCGCCCGCCAACGGCACGCTGCCGCGCTACCGCCTGCAGGAGTGGCTGACCTTCATCGGCACCGAGATCCACAAGTCGTTCTCGCCGCTGTTCAACGCCGCCATGCCCGAGGAAGGCAAGCAGATCTACCGGGATCGCCTGTCGAACCGCTTCCAGTTCGTCGACGGCCAGCTCGAGGGCAAGCAGTACCTGATGGGCGACAACTTCACGGTCGCCGATGCGTACCTGTTCACCGTGAGCGGCTGGACCAAGCCCCTGAACATCGACATCTCCGGCTTCAAGAACCTGCTGGCCTACCGCGACCGCGTGTCGGCACGTCCGGCCGTGCAGGAAGCGATGAAGGCCGAAGGCCTGATCAAATAG
- a CDS encoding UdgX family uracil-DNA binding protein (This protein belongs to the uracil DNA glycosylase superfamily, members of which act in excision repair of DNA. However, it belongs more specifically to UdgX branch, whose founding member was found to bind uracil in DNA (where it does not belong), without cleaving it, appears to promote DNA repair by a pathway involving RecA, rather than base excision.) has product MHARLSSEIDLTGFRNEARELLARQVPPDEVEWETDSANNPDLFAQPGGDASRVDANMPRAAAAIVPASFLRLCEVVVLHHDPQRFALLYRLLWRLVYEPSLRNDPLDADMQLAQQMAQAVRRDMHKMKAFVRFRQVPDEDHPGEQLHVAWFEPMHHIVEAVAPWFARRFANMRWAILTPGRSVHWDGEQLLFGPGASRADAPPADAGEELWLTYYRSIFNPARLKMKQMQKEMPRKYWDNLPESRLIGELSAQAPERIGSMIEQPGEASRKRVPRPVASDPVVTLHRDGIHSLDELKAATMRCRECPIGEIATQSVIGEGRLHAPLMFVGEQPGDQEDLQGHPFVGPAGKLLDRALEAVGVPRDAVFVSNAVKHFKYELRGKRRIHKSPTQREAAACLHWLEDEIALVKPRALVALGATAARSLMGHQVAVTAERGKWLERADGLKVLVTLHPSALLRMDPSEREEAFAAFVADLKKARKVLDQGEH; this is encoded by the coding sequence ATGCACGCGCGTCTGTCCTCTGAAATCGACCTGACCGGCTTCCGCAACGAAGCCCGCGAGCTGTTGGCGCGCCAGGTGCCGCCGGACGAGGTCGAGTGGGAAACGGATAGCGCGAACAACCCCGACCTGTTCGCGCAGCCCGGTGGCGACGCCTCGCGCGTCGACGCCAACATGCCGCGCGCCGCCGCGGCCATCGTGCCGGCCTCGTTCCTGCGCCTGTGTGAAGTGGTCGTGCTGCACCACGACCCGCAGCGCTTCGCCCTGCTGTACCGGCTGCTGTGGCGCCTGGTCTACGAGCCGTCGCTGCGCAACGACCCGCTGGACGCCGACATGCAGCTGGCGCAGCAGATGGCGCAGGCCGTGCGGCGCGACATGCACAAGATGAAGGCCTTCGTGCGCTTTCGCCAGGTGCCCGACGAGGACCATCCCGGCGAGCAGTTGCACGTGGCCTGGTTCGAGCCCATGCACCACATCGTCGAGGCGGTCGCGCCCTGGTTCGCGCGGCGCTTCGCCAACATGCGCTGGGCGATCCTCACGCCCGGGCGCTCGGTGCACTGGGACGGCGAGCAGCTGCTGTTCGGGCCCGGGGCCAGCCGCGCCGACGCGCCGCCTGCGGATGCGGGCGAGGAGCTCTGGCTGACCTACTACCGCAGCATCTTCAATCCCGCGCGGCTGAAGATGAAGCAGATGCAGAAGGAGATGCCGCGCAAGTACTGGGACAACCTGCCCGAGTCACGCCTGATCGGCGAGTTGTCGGCGCAGGCGCCGGAAAGGATCGGCAGCATGATCGAGCAGCCCGGCGAAGCGTCGCGCAAACGCGTGCCGCGGCCCGTCGCCAGCGACCCCGTGGTCACGTTGCACCGCGACGGCATCCATTCGCTCGACGAGCTCAAGGCCGCGACGATGCGCTGCCGCGAATGCCCGATCGGCGAGATCGCCACGCAATCGGTGATCGGTGAAGGGCGGCTGCACGCGCCGCTGATGTTCGTCGGCGAGCAGCCGGGCGACCAGGAGGACCTGCAGGGCCATCCCTTCGTCGGCCCGGCCGGCAAGCTGCTCGATCGCGCGCTGGAAGCGGTCGGCGTGCCGCGCGACGCGGTGTTCGTGTCGAATGCCGTGAAGCACTTCAAGTACGAACTGCGCGGCAAGCGCCGCATCCACAAGAGCCCGACGCAGCGCGAAGCCGCCGCGTGCCTGCACTGGCTGGAAGACGAGATCGCGCTGGTGAAGCCGCGCGCGCTGGTGGCGCTGGGCGCGACCGCGGCGCGATCGCTCATGGGGCACCAGGTGGCGGTGACCGCCGAGCGCGGCAAGTGGCTCGAGCGGGCGGATGGCTTGAAGGTGCTGGTGACGCTGCACCCGTCGGCGCTGCTGCGCATGGACCCGAGCGAACGCGAGGAAGCGTTCGCGGCCTTCGTGGCGGATCTGAAGAAGGCGCGGAAGGTTCTGGACCAGGGCGAGCATTGA
- a CDS encoding transglutaminase-like domain-containing protein has product MHLSTVEARLEYRVREPSHCCFNIEAAHWPSQTIVSEQLVIEPEVPVHAFTDQRGGNRYLRFDARPGPLLVHYKADVEVHAVQPPADLPQVPVAEVPDILLGDLLPTRYCESDLLGPFAREQFGKLPPGLARVQHVVDWVRRTLRYQPGSTNSSSTAQDVLKQGAGVCRDFAHVSIALCRALNVPARLVSGYVWFDEPPQDFHAVFEAWLGGQWVMFDPTGMGPVDRIVRIGTGRDAKAVAFSTVFGNVQMVDKLVTVLEHDPRAPVGTRETTSAA; this is encoded by the coding sequence ATGCACCTGTCCACTGTCGAAGCCCGCCTGGAATACCGGGTGCGCGAGCCCTCGCATTGCTGCTTCAATATCGAGGCCGCGCACTGGCCATCGCAGACCATCGTCAGCGAGCAGCTGGTGATCGAGCCCGAGGTCCCGGTGCACGCCTTCACCGACCAGCGCGGCGGCAACCGCTACCTGCGCTTCGATGCCCGGCCCGGGCCGCTGCTGGTGCACTACAAGGCCGACGTCGAGGTGCATGCGGTCCAGCCGCCCGCCGACCTGCCGCAGGTGCCGGTCGCCGAAGTGCCCGACATCCTGTTGGGCGACCTGCTGCCCACGCGCTATTGCGAATCGGACCTGCTCGGGCCGTTCGCGCGCGAGCAGTTCGGCAAGCTGCCGCCCGGCCTCGCGCGCGTGCAGCACGTGGTCGACTGGGTGCGCCGCACGCTGCGCTACCAGCCGGGCAGCACGAATTCATCGTCGACGGCGCAGGACGTGCTGAAACAGGGCGCGGGCGTGTGCCGCGACTTCGCGCATGTGTCGATCGCGCTGTGCCGCGCGCTCAACGTGCCGGCGCGCCTGGTCTCGGGCTATGTCTGGTTCGACGAGCCGCCGCAGGACTTCCATGCGGTGTTCGAGGCCTGGCTCGGTGGCCAGTGGGTGATGTTCGATCCGACCGGCATGGGGCCGGTGGACCGCATCGTGCGCATCGGGACCGGGCGCGACGCGAAGGCGGTGGCCTTCAGCACCGTGTTCGGCAACGTGCAGATGGTCGACAAGCTGGTGACCGTGCTGGAGCACGATCCGCGCGCACCGGTCGGCACGCGCGAGACGACATCCGCCGCCTGA
- a CDS encoding alkene reductase yields the protein MPSLFDPVQAGRLQLRNRIVMAPLTRNRAPNAVPTPLMAEYYAQRASAGLLITEATAISHQGQGYADVPGLYGTEQLDGWKRVTSAVHAKGGRIVTQLWHVGRVSHTSLQPEGQAPVAPSAITAKTKTYLIDDQGGRFAETSEPRALRLEELPGIVHDFRHAARHAVSTAHFDGVEIHGANGYLLDQFLKRGSNHRTDDYGGSIENRARLLLEVMRAICDEVGAGLVGIRLSPVTPANDVHDPDPQPLFEYVVRQLAPLGLAYIHIIEGATGGARELPDRPFDYDALKRAYRDAGGRGAWMVNNGYDKASAEKAVANGADLVAFGKLYIANPDLVERLRTDAPLNAPDKMTFYGGGAKGYTDYPALGQTK from the coding sequence ATGCCCAGCCTCTTCGATCCCGTGCAGGCCGGCCGCCTGCAGCTGCGCAACCGCATCGTCATGGCGCCGCTCACGCGCAACCGCGCGCCCAACGCCGTCCCGACGCCCCTGATGGCCGAGTACTACGCGCAGCGCGCCAGTGCCGGCCTGCTGATCACCGAAGCGACGGCGATCAGCCACCAGGGACAGGGCTATGCGGACGTGCCGGGGCTGTATGGCACCGAGCAGCTCGATGGCTGGAAGCGCGTCACCAGCGCCGTGCACGCCAAGGGCGGGCGCATCGTCACGCAGTTGTGGCACGTGGGCCGCGTGTCGCACACCAGCCTGCAGCCGGAGGGCCAGGCGCCGGTCGCGCCATCGGCCATCACGGCCAAGACCAAGACGTACCTGATCGACGACCAGGGCGGCCGCTTTGCCGAAACGTCCGAGCCGCGTGCCCTGCGCCTCGAGGAGCTGCCCGGCATCGTGCACGACTTCCGCCACGCGGCGCGGCACGCGGTGAGCACCGCGCACTTCGACGGCGTCGAGATCCACGGCGCCAACGGCTACCTGCTGGACCAGTTCCTCAAGCGCGGCTCCAACCACCGCACCGACGACTACGGCGGCTCGATCGAGAACCGCGCGCGGCTGCTGCTGGAAGTGATGCGCGCGATCTGCGACGAGGTCGGCGCCGGCCTGGTCGGCATCCGCCTGTCGCCGGTCACGCCCGCGAACGACGTGCACGATCCGGACCCGCAGCCGCTGTTCGAGTACGTCGTGCGCCAGCTCGCGCCGCTGGGGCTCGCGTACATCCACATCATCGAAGGCGCGACCGGTGGCGCGCGCGAACTGCCCGATCGGCCCTTCGACTACGACGCACTCAAGCGCGCGTACCGCGACGCCGGTGGCCGCGGGGCCTGGATGGTGAACAACGGCTACGACAAGGCGAGCGCGGAGAAGGCGGTCGCAAACGGTGCCGACCTCGTCGCGTTCGGCAAGCTGTACATCGCGAACCCGGATCTCGTCGAGCGCCTGCGCACCGATGCACCGCTGAACGCGCCGGACAAGATGACGTTCTACGGCGGCGGCGCGAAGGGGTACACGGACTATCCGGCGCTGGGGCAGACGAAGTAA
- a CDS encoding YbfB/YjiJ family MFS transporter — protein MHSSQERLPHFALAVALSLGAAVSLGITRFAYGLLLPPMRADLQWSYTLAGGMNTANALGYLIGALVTPRLMQRWGAARVGLAGAVLATVFMGLSGFFTDATALLVQRVLAGVASAFLFIAGGLLAARLGAMQSSRAGLLLGIYYGGTGLGIALSALLVPAVIDAAHARPHAWAWAWWALALSCAIATGVLAWPLRVLREVGGAGAAHTAASGMRFRWTDFAPGLAGYAMFGVGYIGYMTFVVALLREQQVPATRITLFYALLGLAVIASSRLWAGLLDRFREGQPLAILNVLLGVATMLPALTASWPLVLGSGLLFGAVFLSVVASTTALVRHNLPASQWAAGISAFTIVFAAGQIVGPTIVGWIADGSGGLGRGLLVSAGALWLGAALAWRQRAVPGRP, from the coding sequence ATGCACAGCAGCCAGGAGCGCCTGCCGCACTTCGCCCTCGCCGTGGCGCTCTCGCTGGGCGCGGCGGTGTCACTCGGGATCACGCGCTTCGCCTACGGCTTGCTGCTGCCGCCGATGCGCGCCGATCTGCAGTGGTCGTACACGCTCGCCGGTGGCATGAACACCGCGAACGCGCTCGGCTACCTGATCGGCGCGCTGGTGACGCCGCGCTTGATGCAGCGCTGGGGCGCGGCGCGAGTCGGCCTGGCTGGCGCCGTGCTCGCGACCGTGTTCATGGGCTTGTCGGGGTTCTTCACCGATGCGACGGCGCTGCTGGTGCAACGCGTGCTCGCGGGGGTCGCGAGTGCCTTCCTCTTCATCGCCGGCGGGCTGCTGGCGGCGCGCCTGGGCGCGATGCAATCGTCACGCGCCGGACTGCTGCTGGGGATCTACTACGGCGGCACCGGGCTGGGCATCGCGCTGTCCGCGCTGTTGGTCCCTGCAGTGATCGACGCGGCGCACGCACGGCCGCATGCGTGGGCCTGGGCCTGGTGGGCACTCGCACTGTCGTGTGCGATCGCGACCGGCGTGCTGGCGTGGCCGCTGCGCGTGCTGCGTGAGGTGGGCGGCGCGGGGGCGGCGCACACGGCGGCATCGGGCATGCGCTTTCGTTGGACCGACTTCGCGCCGGGCCTCGCGGGCTACGCGATGTTCGGCGTCGGCTACATCGGCTACATGACCTTCGTCGTCGCGTTGCTGCGCGAGCAGCAGGTGCCCGCGACGCGCATCACCTTGTTCTATGCGTTGCTGGGGCTCGCGGTGATCGCGTCGTCGCGCCTGTGGGCCGGGCTGCTCGATCGCTTCCGCGAAGGACAGCCGCTCGCCATCCTCAACGTGCTGCTGGGCGTGGCCACGATGCTGCCGGCGCTCACCGCGTCCTGGCCGCTGGTGCTCGGCTCGGGCCTGCTGTTCGGCGCCGTGTTCCTGTCGGTGGTGGCTTCGACCACCGCGTTGGTGCGCCACAACCTGCCGGCGTCGCAGTGGGCCGCCGGCATCAGTGCGTTCACGATCGTGTTCGCCGCCGGCCAGATCGTCGGCCCGACCATCGTCGGCTGGATCGCCGACGGCTCAGGAGGATTGGGGCGCGGCCTGCTGGTGTCGGCAGGCGCGCTGTGGTTGGGTGCGGCACTGGCGTGGCGCCAGCGCGCGGTGCCGGGCAGGCCGTAA
- a CDS encoding endonuclease/exonuclease/phosphatase family protein, with the protein MPETTSATAAPLTVMTVNTHKGFTSFNRRFILPELRDAVRKVGADVVFLQEVLGTHEEHGKKWEEWPDAPQYEFLADSIWPQYAYGRNVVYPKGDHGNAVMSKFPIVHFQNHDVSLPGPEKRGLLHAVLRAPSLPHDVHTICVHLGLSESHRVQQLDLMCELVRSEVPDNAPLIVAGDFNDWRRKANAILEREIGLREVFQQAYGESAKTFPSRFPLLCLDRIYVRNASVHLPVVLPRRPWSHLSDHAPLVAEIHL; encoded by the coding sequence ATGCCAGAGACGACCTCGGCCACTGCCGCCCCGCTCACCGTGATGACGGTCAACACGCACAAGGGCTTCACCAGCTTCAACCGCAGGTTCATCCTGCCCGAGCTGCGCGATGCCGTGCGCAAGGTCGGCGCCGACGTGGTGTTCCTGCAGGAAGTGCTGGGGACCCACGAAGAGCACGGCAAGAAGTGGGAAGAGTGGCCCGACGCGCCGCAGTACGAATTCCTGGCGGACAGCATCTGGCCGCAGTACGCGTACGGCCGCAATGTCGTGTATCCGAAGGGCGACCACGGCAATGCCGTGATGTCCAAGTTCCCTATCGTGCATTTCCAGAACCACGACGTCTCGCTGCCCGGCCCCGAGAAACGCGGCCTGCTGCACGCGGTGCTGCGCGCGCCCAGCCTGCCGCACGACGTGCACACCATCTGCGTGCACCTGGGCCTGTCGGAATCGCACCGGGTCCAGCAGCTGGACCTGATGTGCGAGCTGGTGCGCAGCGAGGTGCCCGACAACGCACCGCTGATCGTCGCCGGCGATTTCAACGACTGGCGCCGCAAGGCCAACGCGATCCTCGAGCGCGAGATCGGGCTGCGCGAAGTCTTCCAGCAGGCGTACGGGGAGTCGGCCAAGACCTTCCCGTCGCGCTTTCCCCTCCTGTGCCTGGACCGCATCTACGTGCGCAACGCGTCGGTGCACCTGCCGGTCGTGCTGCCGCGGCGCCCCTGGTCGCACCTGTCGGACCATGCTCCGCTGGTGGCCGAGATCCATCTCTGA
- a CDS encoding putative DNA modification/repair radical SAM protein — translation MNLNAKLAILADAAKYDASCASSGGRARDSLDGRGVGSNDGTGICHSYAPDGRCISLLKILLTNWCQYDCLYCVNRASSNVQRARFTVDEVVHLTLDFYRRNCIEGLFLSSGIIRSADYTMEQVVEVARKLREEHDFRGYIHLKTIPEAAPELLARAGLYADRLSINIELPTIASLQSLAPEKDVGAIKRSMARLRVHIDDAKEAKREVEAKPLTFVPGATKRTPAPHFAAAGQSTQMIVGADATDDATILSTSAQLYGSYNLKRVYYSAFSPIPHAAPALPLKAPPLVREHRLYQADWLMRFYGFEAAEITPQKGMLDLDVDPKLAWALANPERFPVDVNRAPKEQLLRVPGLGVKAVDRVLQARRVRRLRTDDLKRLHVPVRKVLPFVELADHRPRAEATRRAVQPPARAEQGVLF, via the coding sequence GTGAACCTCAACGCCAAGCTCGCCATCCTCGCGGACGCCGCCAAGTACGACGCGTCGTGCGCGTCCAGCGGCGGGCGCGCGCGTGACTCGCTCGACGGCCGCGGCGTGGGCTCGAACGACGGCACCGGCATCTGCCACAGCTATGCGCCGGACGGCCGTTGCATCTCGCTGCTGAAGATCCTGCTGACCAACTGGTGCCAGTACGACTGCCTGTACTGCGTCAACCGCGCCAGCAGCAACGTCCAGCGCGCGCGGTTCACGGTCGATGAGGTGGTGCACCTCACGCTGGACTTCTACCGCCGCAACTGCATCGAAGGGCTGTTCCTGTCCAGCGGCATCATCCGCAGCGCCGACTACACGATGGAGCAGGTCGTCGAGGTCGCGCGCAAGCTGAGGGAGGAGCACGACTTCCGAGGCTACATCCACCTCAAGACGATTCCGGAAGCGGCGCCCGAACTGCTCGCGCGTGCCGGCCTGTACGCGGACCGGCTGTCGATCAACATCGAGCTGCCCACCATCGCGAGCCTGCAGTCGCTGGCACCCGAGAAGGACGTCGGTGCGATCAAGCGCTCGATGGCGCGGCTGCGCGTGCACATCGACGACGCGAAGGAGGCCAAGCGCGAGGTCGAGGCCAAGCCGTTGACCTTCGTGCCCGGCGCCACGAAGCGCACGCCCGCGCCGCACTTCGCCGCCGCCGGCCAGAGCACCCAGATGATCGTCGGCGCCGACGCCACCGATGACGCCACCATCCTGTCGACCAGCGCGCAGCTGTACGGCTCGTACAACTTGAAGCGCGTCTACTACTCGGCGTTCAGCCCTATTCCGCATGCGGCGCCGGCGCTGCCGCTGAAAGCGCCGCCGCTGGTGCGCGAGCACCGGCTGTACCAGGCCGACTGGCTGATGCGGTTCTACGGCTTCGAAGCGGCCGAGATCACGCCGCAGAAGGGCATGCTCGATCTCGACGTCGATCCCAAGCTGGCGTGGGCGCTGGCGAATCCGGAGCGCTTCCCGGTCGACGTGAATCGCGCGCCCAAGGAACAGTTGCTGCGCGTGCCGGGCCTGGGCGTGAAGGCCGTCGACCGCGTGCTGCAGGCGCGGCGCGTGCGCCGTCTTCGCACCGACGATCTCAAGCGGCTGCACGTGCCCGTGCGCAAGGTGCTGCCCTTCGTCGAACTGGCGGACCACCGGCCGCGGGCCGAAGCCACGCGGCGCGCGGTGCAGCCGCCGGCGCGCGCCGAGCAAGGCGTGCTGTTCTGA
- the clsB gene encoding cardiolipin synthase ClsB — protein sequence MAARWTDGNDFTLLENGEQFYPRVFERIDQAQREVVIETFILFEDKVGLALQEHLVNAARRGVQVDLTIDGWGSPDLSPRFIAALVEAGARVHVFDPGPRPFGWRPNMLRRMHRKIVVVDGEVAFIGGINYSADHLGDFGPEAKQDYSVEMRGPIVAEVHRFAHANLDAGSRHNHALRRLWRWRRKLRHKPEDLPKVGTARALLVSRDNSFHTTDIERQYRVAIRSARERIVIANAYFFPGYRLIRDLRRAARRGVDVRLILQGMPDMAIVKVGASALYSHLAKAGVRIYEYCERPLHGKVALVDGEWSTVGSSNLDPLSLSLNLEANVIIRDRGFNEHLHERLDWLVQNHCKQITFEEVEREGGVLNLVRSFVAFHLVRLYPMLTTWLPRHRPRLEAAMAQHLAHEAGR from the coding sequence ATGGCGGCGCGCTGGACCGACGGCAACGACTTCACCCTGCTCGAGAACGGCGAGCAGTTCTACCCGCGCGTGTTCGAGCGCATCGACCAGGCGCAGCGCGAGGTCGTGATCGAGACCTTCATCCTGTTCGAGGACAAGGTGGGGCTCGCGCTGCAGGAGCACCTGGTCAACGCAGCGCGCCGCGGCGTGCAGGTCGACCTGACCATCGACGGCTGGGGCTCGCCCGACCTGTCTCCGCGATTCATCGCCGCGCTCGTCGAGGCCGGCGCGCGTGTGCACGTGTTCGACCCGGGACCGCGGCCGTTCGGCTGGCGCCCGAACATGCTGCGCCGCATGCACCGCAAGATCGTGGTGGTCGATGGCGAGGTCGCCTTCATCGGCGGCATCAACTACTCGGCCGACCACCTGGGCGACTTCGGCCCCGAGGCCAAGCAGGACTACTCGGTCGAGATGCGTGGCCCGATCGTGGCCGAGGTGCATCGGTTCGCACATGCCAACCTCGATGCGGGGTCGCGGCACAACCACGCGCTGCGCCGGCTGTGGCGCTGGCGGCGCAAGTTGCGCCACAAGCCCGAAGACCTGCCGAAGGTCGGCACGGCGCGCGCGCTGCTGGTGTCGCGCGACAACAGCTTCCACACCACCGACATCGAACGCCAGTACCGCGTCGCGATCCGCAGCGCGCGCGAGCGCATCGTGATCGCCAACGCCTACTTCTTCCCTGGCTACCGCCTGATCCGCGACCTGCGCCGCGCGGCGCGCCGCGGCGTCGACGTGCGGCTGATCCTGCAAGGCATGCCCGACATGGCGATCGTGAAGGTCGGCGCCAGTGCGCTGTACAGCCACCTGGCCAAGGCCGGCGTGCGCATCTACGAGTATTGCGAGCGGCCGTTGCACGGCAAGGTCGCGCTGGTCGACGGCGAGTGGTCGACCGTGGGCTCGAGCAACCTCGACCCGCTGTCGCTGTCGCTGAACCTGGAAGCCAACGTCATCATCCGCGACCGCGGCTTCAACGAGCACCTGCACGAGCGGCTGGACTGGCTGGTGCAGAACCATTGCAAGCAGATCACCTTCGAGGAGGTCGAGCGCGAAGGGGGGGTGCTGAACCTGGTGCGAAGCTTCGTGGCGTTCCACCTGGTCCGGCTCTATCCGATGCTCACGACCTGGTTGCCCCGCCATCGTCCGCGCCTTGAAGCGGCGATGGCCCAACACCTGGCGCACGAGGCGGGACGATGA
- a CDS encoding lysylphosphatidylglycerol synthase domain-containing protein, which yields MRRDRLPRSLLDAANDSSIGELRDADSLSQPLGPDDAPPAPPARHGWWSRWKKPLSVLFFAAVGVLLFQYARHIKWGLVWQSLTDLPMLALGAALGLAVASHALYATFDLIGRRYTRHTLKTPIVMAVTFISYTFNLCIGSLVGGVGFRYRLYSRLGLKMGVITRIVTMSMLTNWLGYKLLAGMLFILHPLPLPPSWHMGNHGLQWIGAALVAISAAYLIACWRMGDHTWNWRGHELYLPPPKMAMLQMAISALNWSLMAAIIWVLLQQKLPYVDVLTVLLIGAIAGVVLHVPAGLGVFEAVFIALLSHRIAEEELLAALLGYRALYYILPLAIAGLMYLGMELKARRLRKRAHIAPA from the coding sequence ATGAGACGCGATCGCCTGCCCCGCTCGCTGCTGGACGCGGCCAACGACAGCTCGATCGGCGAGCTGCGTGACGCGGACAGCCTCTCGCAGCCGCTCGGCCCTGACGATGCACCGCCGGCCCCGCCGGCCAGGCACGGCTGGTGGTCGCGGTGGAAGAAGCCGCTGTCGGTGCTGTTCTTCGCCGCCGTCGGCGTGCTGCTGTTCCAGTACGCCCGCCACATCAAGTGGGGCCTGGTCTGGCAATCGCTCACCGACCTGCCGATGCTGGCGCTGGGCGCCGCACTGGGCCTGGCGGTGGCCAGCCACGCGCTGTACGCGACGTTCGACCTGATCGGGCGGCGCTACACCAGGCACACGCTGAAGACGCCGATCGTGATGGCGGTCACGTTCATCAGCTACACGTTCAACCTGTGCATCGGCTCGCTGGTGGGCGGCGTCGGCTTCCGCTACCGCCTGTACTCGCGGCTGGGGCTGAAGATGGGCGTGATCACGCGCATCGTCACCATGAGCATGCTGACCAACTGGCTGGGCTACAAGCTGCTGGCCGGCATGTTGTTCATCCTGCATCCGCTGCCGCTGCCGCCGTCGTGGCACATGGGCAACCACGGCCTGCAGTGGATCGGTGCCGCGCTGGTGGCCATCTCCGCTGCGTACCTCATCGCTTGCTGGCGCATGGGCGACCACACCTGGAACTGGCGCGGCCACGAGCTGTACCTGCCGCCGCCGAAGATGGCGATGCTCCAGATGGCGATCTCCGCGCTCAACTGGTCGCTGATGGCGGCAATCATCTGGGTGCTGCTGCAGCAGAAACTGCCGTACGTCGACGTGCTCACCGTGCTGCTGATCGGCGCGATCGCCGGCGTGGTGCTGCACGTGCCGGCGGGCCTGGGCGTGTTCGAGGCGGTGTTCATCGCGCTCCTGAGCCACCGCATCGCCGAAGAGGAGCTGCTCGCCGCGCTGCTCGGCTACCGCGCCCTGTACTACATCCTTCCGCTCGCGATCGCCGGCCTGATGTACCTGGGCATGGAGCTGAAGGCCCGCCGGCTGCGAAAACGGGCGCACATCGCCCCTGCCTGA